One Babylonia areolata isolate BAREFJ2019XMU chromosome 27, ASM4173473v1, whole genome shotgun sequence DNA window includes the following coding sequences:
- the LOC143301052 gene encoding uncharacterized protein LOC143301052, whose amino-acid sequence MITSFHEDMQGTVQHDGSFSDPFPIKSGVKQGCVLAPTLFCIFFSLLLSYVFSQSEDGVYLHSRSDGSLFNLARLRAKTKVRQVLIREMLFADDAALTTHSEEALQRLINRFAQACRESGLTISLKKIHIMGQDVSNTPSISIGDFTLEVVEDFTYLGSTISSNLSLGAELNKRIGKAAAAMTRVAKWV is encoded by the coding sequence ATGATCACGTCTTTTCATGAAGACATGCAGGGCACCGTTCAGCACGATGGATCTTTCTCTGACCCATTCCCAATCAAGAGTGGGGTGAAGCAAGGCTGTGTGCTGGCCCCAACACTCTTCTGTATCTTCTTCTCGCTGCTCCTGTCCTATGTCTTCAGCCAGTCGGAGGACGGAGTGTATCTCCACAGCAGAAGTGATGGCAGTCTCTTCAACCTGGCCCGCCTTCGCGCTAAAACCAAAGTGCGACAGGTTCTCATACGCGAGATGCTTTTCGCAGACGACGCAGCTCTGACAACTCACTCTGAGGAGGCACTCCAGCGACTCATCAACCGCTTCGCCCAAGCATGCAGAGAGTCTGGCTTGACTATTAGCCTAAAGAAGATACACATCATGGGCCAGGACGTGAGCAACACCCCAAGCATCTCCATTGGTGACTTCACACTCGAGGTCGTCGAGGACTTCACTTACCTTggctccaccatctccagtaACCTCTCCCTTGGCGCCGAACTCAACAAGCGGATTGGCAAAGCAGCTGCAGCCATGACCCGCGTTGCAAAGTGGGTTTAG